The Malus sylvestris chromosome 14, drMalSylv7.2, whole genome shotgun sequence genome segment GGCCATGTTAAATTAATGTCATGATTCAAGTAGCTACCTACCCTCGTCTTTCCATAACTGCAAACATAAGTGGTTGATACTAATTCTCCAATTAATTTAGTGAGTATATAACAAAATGTGGATTTGAAAAattgaactttaacgaaaaattctcggtactgttcactttaacaaaaaatcatatttttaaattaaaaagttaattctggttattcactttatcctttattttgttcgttaaaatttaaagttttcaattcattttcattaattttccttttgaaaAAGTCTCAGATGTTGAGCTAGCCATATTTATCTCACTTACTGTGCTTGATTAATTTAGCTCTTCCTCATAACTTATAATGCTAATGAGAAAAATGTTTAAACGTCTCAAactatataagaaaaaaaatttctcaattaTAGTGCAATAATAATTGTTTAAACGACTCATACATATTACTTGCTCCTCTggtacatgaaaaataaatatttttaacaaTAGCACAATAATAGGTATATATAGccattttttcttcaatatGATTTTGCAGAACGAGTTTAATTGgccatattaaattaatgtcaTGATTCACATGTACTTACCCTTATCTTTCCTTGACTATAAACAAAAGTGGCTGATACAATTTTTTTGGTTTATCAGAAAACCATCTTAATTAAACAACCAGAAGGGAGAGGCCCCTACAAAACAAGAGACAAGGCACAGGCGCAAAGTCCCTCAGTAATacacactacaagaaaacatgtaTTAGGTGACAGAATTTTTTGTGGCGCGCAAAAATTTATCACATTTGGGTAAAATAAGTGACGCTTTTTTAGAAACCGTCACATAATAATTTTCACTGGACACCAAAATACTTTGCGTCACATAAACTTTTGAATTTGCCACAAACTATTGGACGATAAATTTTACCGCTGAATGAAATGTTAATATGTGATGAATCTTTAAAATTCATCACATAACAAAAAAGAAGGCCACGTTATGCCATTCGTCACATAtagtattaaaataaaaaataaaaatatactgAAGAAATAATATCAAAACCCCAAAGTGTAAAACCTATTTCACTTAGTTCTCTGTTCTCACCCATTCCGACCGTCTTCAGCTCCCCTTTGCTTTCTCTCTCACCCCGACTCCGACGACCAACCATTGGTGGTTGCAGCGACGGCGACAACCACTCTCATTAGTCTTCCTTTCTCGGCCACTCTCTCAGTATCATTTGCTGCTCGTTCTCtaactctctcctctctctctgacaTAACAGGACCCAAATTAGGGAAAGAGAGATTCAGTTTTCTATCAAGTTCTTCAGGCAAAAACAAGGTACTTATTTGTTTCCCTACATTTCTTTAATTGTCTTTTggattttcttcttcaatccGTTATTTGGTTGCCAAGCTTAGACACCCAGTTATCAATTTCCTTTCTCTTTCAAAAATCAATGAATAATGGGTGAAACTGTATAGTTTTAACCAGATCCACAGAATGTGAAACTTTAATTTCAATTTGCTACTATTTCATTGCCTTTGATTTTTGTCACTGCTAGTGGCGACCAAAAAAAGCAATGAGCAGCTGGACATAGGAAGTACAAAACTTTCTGGACAGAGCTAGAAATTTCTTCTAGTGGGGGCAACTCGAAAATCAACTAAGAAAATCTTATTACAGTATAACGTATACCCAATATGATAATAGAGATGATTTCAAATGATGATGTATCACAATTCCAATGTTATAAAAATTTCAGTGTAGTAGTGGAAAGTGACAGAgtgataagaaaaatattaatatattataacatcccacatcgaccaacggagatgGGGTAAtgtgtcttatatgtacatgcctacctccatatagcacaaggccttttgggaactcactagcttcaggttccatcggaactccgaagttaagtgagttcgggcgagagcggtcctaggatgggtgacccactgaaaagttctcgtgtgagttcctagaaacaaaaccgtgagggcgtggctgGGGctcaaagcgaacaatatcgtgctacggctgagtcgagactgggatgtaacagaatggtatcagagccactctgccgtgtggtgcgagtgtgccgacgaggacgtcgggcctttaaggggggtggattgtaacatcccacatcgaccaacggagagggggtgatgtgccttatatgtacatgcccatctccatatagcacgaggccttttgggaactcactgacttcgggttccatcggaacttcgaagttaagcgagtttgggcgagagcggtcctaggatgggtgacccactgagaagttttcgtgtgagttcctaaaaacaaaaccgtgagggtgtggccagggcccaaagcggacaatatcattgCTATGGCGGAGTcgggactgggatgtgacatacATGATTACGCGAGAGAGAGGTTTTTTCGGTTTGAATGACAGAACAAAAGCACTTTTGCTCATATAATAATTGATATGAAATATATGCAGTATGAAGGTATGTTGGACATTAGATACCTATATTTTTTTCAAAGATAACTCGTgtgtattatataattgtagtCGGCAACTTAACAAACGAATCACTTGAGTGGGGGCATATGCCCTCAGTGAGCCTTCATTGGCTCCGTCCATGTCTGGATGAATGTTAAGAGTGTACGATCACCTTCGTACGCTCAACCCAATTTGATAGGATTGaagtttcttttcaaattttttatatcatttttttttctaaatttggttttgaatttgcAGGTACATGCCTCCAGCAGCCCTCTGCCTGCACATCCGCACTTTGCAGCCTCTAATTTGGgtaaattttggttttgatttttctAGATCTATATGTATTTGTGCCTGATTGTTTAATTCTATGATTGAGGATTTTAAACTagatttattattatatatgaaggatttttaatcaatttttctatttgctttttacttttccgtatttttctttttactgtGAATTGTAGGATGAAATTATTTTCCTGGAATGCTTCTATTTTTCTTGCAGGATGAAATTATTTTCTAGAATGCTTCTGTTTTTTATGCAGGATGAAAACGTACATAATTGTTTAAGTTACCACTTTATACTCTGCAGTCAGTTGCTAGAGCTACCATTTATGTTTTCTGGAGAAGTGATTTTATAATGTGAGGTTCTATTGAAATCTAAAACAACTAGTGCCAATGGAGACAAATTATATTTGGAGGATATTATATTTGGCGTGAGAGGATATTATATTTGGAGGGACCACATCAATATAATGGGGCTGAATTGGTAGTTGCTGTGAAAAAGAAAGATAACAATATATACGGTGATATGCGACATTTGAGAATAATTCATAGGCAAAGGGTCCATCGGAAAAGAGGACCATATAAATTAACATCCTACAATACTAGTTGTATATGGTTCAATTTTAGTAGGTTTAGTCTGACTTGCCAAAGTGATACTCAAGCTTCATTTATTGGTCCGAAAAAAACGTTGTTAGCTCCGTCATCGTCTATTAccaagagaaattttttattgtgactgGAACACGAGTGTTAcattatgtatttttatataagtgatagAAAACTTTaataacacacatatctcaccatttgtatagttaCACATGTTGTACCATCCCGTGTTTccgtcacactgaaaaatctctctattACCGACGAGTTTTCTTGTAAAACACGCATGACAAAGTCACATCTTTGACGTGAGAGGATATTATTTTTGGAAGGACCACATAAATACAATGGGGCTGAATTGGTAGTTGCTGTGAAAAAGAAAGATAACAATATATAAGGTGATATGTGACATTTGAGAATAATTCATAGGCAAAGGGTCCATCGGAAAAGAGGACCATATAAATTAACACTTATCCTACAATACTAATTGTATATGGTTCAATTTTAGTAGGTTGAGTCTTACTTGTCCTAACTTAATTCAACTCGCTATTTGATACCTAACGTCAAATCtaaattactaattcatattggATTGGGTGTTGAGTTTTTACTTATGTGTCTCGGTTCGAAACTCTCATTTTCCCTCAATTAATGTAATAGTTTGGAACTCTCCCCTTACTCCTTAATAATagtaattttttctttcttaaaaagGACATGATAGAATGCATGTGAGGTAAGTTTTTTTTAGGTCGTGATTTAGAAAGGGAAAAATGTTGTGTGGTGATGTTGGAAAGTTAAATCTTGTATTATGAGAAAAGTTTGGTCTATTTTCAATTAGTTTTGGAGTGcaacttcaactttcttcatgtaagagaaagaaaaaagatacaAATAGTCAATAATGAGTGATGGATTGCCCTGACATTCTTAGTCAACCAACTGCGTCTCAAGTTAAAACCCTTCTCCCTTCACTAGTGTAGATTAGTAGAGTTTTGTAATATACTTCAATActtttatttcttgttttttttttgggaatctACATTTGGATCATTTCGGATGTTTGGTtaactcattttttttatattaatttttcaattacaGGTTGGTACTTGGTTGCTTGACTTCTAACCTTTTTGTTAGCTCATATGAGTAATTGTGTGCGTGTTGTATTATCTTTTGTTGTGATGGATTTTTGTTTGAGATTTTAGTTGGGATTCTTGTTTCTCACTAAGTCTACTTGCTTtgctttatatataaattagTCAGTCATTTGGGATTGAATATTTGGATCTCACTGTTTTTCAGGAATGGTCTCTTTGCGTTCGGTTAGGTCCACTAATATGGAAAAAAAAGGTCCAACTAGCTTGGCCAGCAAATAACTTGTGTGAATCCATTTCTGTTTTTGCAGGTCAATCATGGTATTCGTTATATCACCACCTATATTTCCAGGTGCTGTTACAAATATATACGGGTAAAGTGGTTTAATAACTTAAATAGGTGTTAATATGTAAACCTTTTGGTCAAGTGTACTGTAGAAGGGATATATCTTGTGTATCAACACTTTTTTTCTTGCTATAATGTTTTCTATAAGTTATGCGTTTGAACAACATTTGGGTTACCTAATCGTTTTGTTTGAGTGAAACAGTTCTTGATATGTCTACTGGAATGGATTACAAAATGAAAAGTGGTGATGCAGCTGGAGCTTTAAAGATTGAACCTATTCAAAGGGCTAGTTTCTTCTACGTTGCCTATTATTGATGCTACATATTTTGTAGCAAACAACTCCAATTCAATATTTTTAGTTATGATATTATCTTTTTTAAGCTACAATTGGGATGTCTTGTAGGTTGGACATGTTAAAGTAAAAACCACCCATATTTGAATTATaagaatttattttttcattgaGTTTCATAGTATGTACTTGCCATTTACAGAATTACATTAAGCTGAAATGCtatataattaattactaaaatgataaaatgtaaaagaataaatggattaaaatataatataaacaatttaaaGGAGCAGGTGACGATATACCTATTCATCACATAATTTTAGGATTTGTGACGCTTATAACATCACAAATTGAGTCAAGATTGGCATTTGGGCTTGAAAATATGTGAGGAATAGGGTGCCATGTATACTAAAAACAGGTGACGAATCACAAATTTGTCACATATACTATCGGTGACGCCACATAAGTGACAGTCTTTGTGACGATCGAATTTCGTCACATATACTATTATATGACGAATTTGTAGTATTCAGTGATGCTTTGCCATTGTCACTGAAGCcctgttttcttgtagtgacatgtaaaaaaaaaaaaacaaaacaccaTAACCCAGAACAAGGCAGAAGGACCCCAGAAGTGGTTGATACTAATTCTCCAATTAGCTAGTGACAGTCTGACAGActtgaatttgaaaaaaaatctcgTTGTGCTAGCCACATTTATTCCACTTACCACGCTTGATTAATTCAGCTTCCTCATAACTTAGAATGTTAACGAGAAAAAAAGTTTAAACTCAAACTATACAAGAAAAAAttctctcaaaaaaaaaaaaaaaaactatacaagaaaaaaaattctctcaCTTATAGcgtgatcactcatatatttcatgcaattATACAATCCATTtttaaagtctttgtgatgtttttgtattaaaattgttgcattttaccttaccttgtgttagtgtgcagttaaatttgctttaggatcaatttcaagcaaaaaggagaaaatgaaataataaaaacaaacaaaagaattggAAGTGAGGCTTGTATTCCACTTGTGGCTTTAGTGACTTGGAAAAGAGCTGCCTTTTGGTTAAAGGCAAGGAAAACACATGGAAGTGAAGTGGGGAAGACAGAGAGGCACGGCAGAGAGTGAATGGAGCAGCAGAAAAGCAGGAAAAGAGAGAGCAAAAGAGGAGTACGCACGGAAGtgggaaagaaagagaagaaaaatgaaataaaataaagtaaaagcaatgtgaacaagtaaaacatacacaaggaaaatccaaccttcaaagtatgtgtgttttcaattatttaagcaattggaagagctacgtaggagtgttgttggtaaaggttgaactctagtaaattgtcaatctatttttcttcaatcatttattttatcttgaatttccttatttacttgttttgtttaagtTGAATCACTATTCCTATAAAccaattcccattttagatatttgtttaagtcaACATTCAGTAATATTTAGTTTCGTCAAATTAGTGTAATTCTTAgagttaaataagttaaatacacaaaaactcgtaaattgtttatatcagtccctgaggagatcgaccttacttgagccattctatactacaaacacttgttctcttgcaagaattttctatggtttaacccttgttttacaagtggtaaaaATCGCTAATCATGGCGCAACAATAATTGCCGTGAGATTGGCTTTCTGGTGTCTGGGAAATAGAGCgttgagaaaaaaaatccaGTCAGAAGAATTTGGCCCTGGACGATGTTTGTGGGGAAGGAAATGGGCAACCTCAATTTGGCTTGCATGGGCAACTATATGATTAAGCAAGAGTTCCTTAGGCTaatgttcaaaattttcaaaaaatcagaaaaagatATGGGAATGCGGGATGAAGTCTAAACTTCATCTCATATTTCTAACAAATATGTTAACTATTAGAGAAACTTTTATATTTCGTCAAACCAATGTTTAACAATCCCTAAAGTAATAACATTTCAACATTTCCATTAAAAGCAACCGATATCGACATTGATATTCGATATATCCGTCCACGTTTCCACAAATTCGCATATTGATATTTCCACCGataccgatattttaaacactacTTCAATCATTTTCTATCCTTTGCCTCTCTCATTCAATCGTTCATATCTTCCTTTCTATTTCAGCAACTAAATAATAAAAGGATGGTGTTATCTATAAACAGTTTTTTAATAGTCACAcaatttctttaattttcaactgttaaattgaataaattacaaataattaagTGATAGAAATTAATTGTATTGTAGCGAATTTTCCAATAATTTTTAACGTAGTACAGTTAGATAATTTTAATCAAACTTTTACGGCCACCAGTTTGCGTAAATCACTAGCTCAAGTTGGACCAAAAAATGTTCTGCACAAATTGATAGAATGTGATATTCAGACAAATAACCAATCCGTCTGTGCGGCCGAAAGATTATACGTGTTGAACTGAGTGACATCACCAAGGTCACGTCATCTTGCAATAATGTTTTCTTCACGTGTAGCAAGTTGTTGAACAGAGGCATACTGCACTAGTAGCAAGTTGTTGGgtatttaatttgtaaaaatGTTAGTCTTatcatttatttgtattatagagagatgatacaaatataaGTTGGTGAACTCTATCcttattagagagatgatacaaataaatGATAAGTATAATATTACTCTTTAATACGTGGGTTAAGGCTTTGGTACGAAAGTTGAAAAATGTTTCAAGACAAAGAAATAATGCTTAAACGTGCATGGAAACTTTGCTTCTAGTTTTGAAACATTCGGTGCCGTCCTATATATATACAAGTCACTCTGCTCCCCACCCCATCAGATAGAATCATCCAAAACTATCTAAGCTAAAATATTTCACTCAAATTCTTCGAATTCACACCCAGCAAAAACCCAACTCTAATCCAGCATCAAATGGCTCTTAGTCACTTAGGCGGACGACGAAACAACGTCTTCGACCCCTTCTCTCTGGACATCTGGGACCCATTCGAGGGCTTCGGCGCTCTGGCCAACATCCCCTCCTCCGCCCGTGAAACCACCGCCATCGCCAACACCCGCATCGACTGGAAGGAGACCCCGGAGGCCTACATCTTCAAGGTGGACCTCCGGGGGATCAAACTCAAATCCTTCGAATTCACACCCAGCAAAAACCTAACTCTAATCCATCATCAAATGGCTCTCAGTCACTTTGGCGGACGACGAAACAACGTCTTCAACCCCTTCTCTCTGGACATTTGGTACCCATTCGAAGGCTTCGACGCTCTGGCCAACATCCCCTCCTCTGCCCGTGAAACAACCGTCATCGCCAACAACTTCGATTGGGATGAGACCCCGGAGGCCTACATCGTCAACAAGCACCTCCCGGGGATCAAAAAGGAAGATGTGAGACTAGAGGTGGAGGACAAGAAGGTGCTGCAGATCCGTAAGAGGATCTGGGAGCAAGTGGAGGTGAATGGTGTAAGATCCAAAATCATAAtcaccaagaacaaaacatgAACTACAACTTAGAGAGAAATATTCAGTTTATGTACATGAGAAAAACAGCAAGAAGAACATACCTGCACCTGTTGCAGAACCCGAAGCCATAGCAGCAAGCTTTCAGTGTGCCTTCTCTTCTCTCGCAGATTATCAAGAGCTCGACTTACAAATAGGATTAAGTCCAAAATCTGAGCGTATTACTGTGAGAAGAGAGgccactatatatatacatataatcttTACCATAACTGATTAGGATTCCCTATCAAAATCCATATAGGAAACAAATGCCTGTTTCCTTGTTCTGATCTCAATGCTGTACAAAATCCCTCTTTAAGAGGGATTAGCATTCCTTTTATTAACAAGACTTTTCTATCTAATTGAACACCTATAACCGGTCCTAAAACTCCTCTATCTCATACTCatattcttacattctcccacttgagtatgAGAACAGTTTCAAGCACTCAGCCTATTCAACCCATTTTCAGATAGAAGTGATCACTAAGCCTGTTAACAAAAAATTTTCAATCACAACCAACTAtcatcaaggttctaaaaaacgctaagcgctagtcgggcggtgggctagcgcctagcgcctaggcgggcgcctaggcggatttaggtaaatgtcttgtatatcttgtaaataagtgcatattgacacctaaaaaaaaaactatacttgtatggataataaaataatgataaaatgcaaattaggtacactatttccataagtattggatgaacttgtagtaaatccatcatttgcaaattagatacaccatttccataagtataccaccatgaaaccaaaaaagaaaaaaacacgcaattaataaaaaataaaaaataaaaaaaacctcctAGGGCCGCCTAGGACCACCTagcccgcctagcccgcctggCCGCCCAGCCTGCCTGGACCGCCTGGACCGCCTAGGcgccgcctagcccgcctaggcccAACCCGATTTTTCCTCCCGATTTGCCCAAAAACGCCTCGGTTGCTAGGcgcccagcgcctaggcggcagcctaggccgttttttagaacactgactATCATACATCTCAAAATGCAGAACGCTTGTAATTGTATTACCACAATAAAGCAAACAGTTTTTCAAGAGTCACATACATTCAATTTGTATTCTCAACGTTGTGAACTTGATCAATATCAGCAAATAAGCAAAATAATTTGCTCCCACTATTTCACACCATTGTCAGCAAGATATAAAATAAATCTTTGCTTCAAAACAATGCATGAATCAACAATTCATCAATAAATGCTTTAAACAGACGAACCATTATAAAAGCACCAAATGAATTATATCAAACTTTATTTTTCGAAACAATAGATCATCATTACTGATCTCAATTcgataaaataaacaaaacaagacTAACAAACCTAATACTATCAATATCCAGCCATAAGCTTTTAAAATTGGAAATTGAAACCTGTCTATATCACTGCACCAGCTCTCTGAACTTCACAGCAGCAAATAAACAGTCATAAATAAGACTAACAAATCACTCCCACTGATCAAATGATTCAAGTATTCCCATCCGAGAGACATGAGCTTTAAATACTCCAATCGGCAATGCCTTAGTCAAAGGATCCGCAATCATTGCATTAGTGATCAAGTGCTCCACCTGAATTGTTCATTCTCTAACCTTTTCTCGGACCTTAAGAAACTTTACATCCATCAGTCTTGAAGCTGAAGTTCTCTTATT includes the following:
- the LOC126599169 gene encoding 18.5 kDa class I heat shock protein-like — its product is MALSHLGGRRNNVFDPFSLDIWDPFEGFGALANIPSSARETTAIANTRIDWKETPEAYIFKAYIVNKHLPGIKKEDVRLEVEDKKVLQIPGPKTRLSYTHILTNGTSQRVERSSGKLMGKVRLLENVKVDQVKAEMKAWVLIVTLPKEVKTPNVERIEIIEA